The following are encoded in a window of Diorhabda sublineata isolate icDioSubl1.1 chromosome 5, icDioSubl1.1, whole genome shotgun sequence genomic DNA:
- the LOC130444672 gene encoding uncharacterized protein LOC130444672: MCFIALTTQAFDRVRLRDVTTLIKGRKIHPNIIKVIKDLNIDNYTYIRMKNELITGITQGDSLRPTLFRIVMAEITNKVKQAGRGYRMENKEIRIVSYADDAVIISKEEDNLQRRLYKCEQIAKAFNMQIFLKITKSSTVSREPRRYKLAIYDQSVEHVMSFKYLGANITSNRNVKNEVKAQTTKASLISGYLKDVI, from the coding sequence ATGTGCTTCATCGCTCTCACCACCCAAGCATTTGATAGGGTACGATTGAGGGATGTAACAACTCTAATAAAGGGAAGGAAGATTCACCCAAACATAATAAAAGTAATCAAAGACCTGAACATCGATAATTACACATATATCAGAATGAAAAATGAGCTGATCACCGGTATCACACAAGGAGATAGCCTCAGACCGACCTTGTTCAGAATCGTAATGGCTGAGATTACAAACAAGGTAAAGCAAGCTGGAAGAGGATACCGGatggaaaacaaagaaataagaatAGTATCttatgctgatgacgcagtgATCATCtcaaaagaagaagataacttACAAAGACGATTGTATAAGTGTGAACAAATAGCAAAAGCTTTTAACATGCAAATATTCCTGAAGATAACTAAATCTTCTACAGTATCCAGAGAACCGAGAAGATATAAACTCGCAATAtacgatcagagtgtagaacatgtgatgtcattcaaatatctaggagcgAATATAACAAGTAATAGAAATGTAAAGAATGAAGTGAAAGCTCAAACAACAAAGGCGTCATTAATATCAGGGTACCTGAAAGATGTAATTTAG